The proteins below are encoded in one region of Bremerella sp. P1:
- a CDS encoding ExbD/TolR family protein, protein MSTGVFRFRCPACSDLLSASVDMIGGTTYCSNCDTRLEVPKPARLSDSHDEELMELTAEDVVEPQPSPRESENVVAQEQPVKFASNREREDGELDLTPMVDVTFLLLIFFMVTASFQIQKSMEVPAPKDNAPSAVAQQEEDPQDDPDNILVRIDSFNTYYVGCAAWDQEREAPSEQELYRQIREARASNPSQPPRTLLVIAHVEALHEKVVTALDAGADAGVDSIRLMSTEEDL, encoded by the coding sequence GTGAGTACTGGCGTTTTCCGATTTCGATGCCCCGCATGTAGCGACCTTCTGTCGGCTAGTGTCGACATGATTGGCGGGACGACCTATTGCTCCAACTGCGATACCCGTCTGGAAGTTCCCAAGCCGGCGCGTTTGAGCGACTCGCACGACGAAGAACTGATGGAGCTGACCGCTGAAGACGTGGTCGAGCCGCAGCCCAGTCCACGTGAATCAGAAAACGTGGTCGCCCAGGAGCAGCCGGTCAAGTTCGCATCCAACCGCGAACGCGAGGACGGTGAACTCGATCTTACGCCAATGGTCGACGTGACCTTCCTGCTGTTGATCTTCTTCATGGTGACGGCCTCGTTTCAGATTCAAAAGTCGATGGAGGTGCCTGCTCCGAAGGACAACGCCCCCAGTGCGGTTGCGCAGCAGGAAGAGGATCCCCAGGACGACCCGGACAACATCTTGGTCCGGATTGATTCATTCAACACGTACTACGTTGGGTGTGCGGCGTGGGATCAGGAACGCGAAGCACCCAGCGAGCAAGAACTGTATCGCCAGATCCGCGAAGCCCGTGCGTCGAATCCTTCCCAGCCACCTCGCACACTCTTGGTGATCGCCCATGTCGAAGCCTTGCACGAGAAAGTCGTGACCGCGCTGGATGCCGGTGCGGATGCCGGGGTGGATTCGATTCGGTTGATGTCGACCGAGGAAGATTTATGA
- a CDS encoding ExbD/TolR family protein, whose translation MSDELIEIEEGEIMPARKRPQEGDLDITPMIDITFLLLIFFIVTSNLQQQTAAEMPQAKHGTTVSSLDSAVITMTASEAEGRAVVYLADGITEEARAEDNDLNRQEEEITEYVERSFAGTIESGVPKRHLLIKADGKVPYGEVERVALAATRSGVVDSVERLYLGVQEKQ comes from the coding sequence ATGTCTGACGAATTGATTGAAATCGAGGAAGGCGAGATCATGCCGGCCCGCAAAAGGCCGCAGGAAGGGGATCTCGATATCACGCCGATGATCGATATCACCTTCTTGTTATTGATCTTCTTTATCGTGACTTCCAACTTGCAGCAGCAAACCGCGGCCGAGATGCCGCAAGCAAAACACGGTACGACCGTTTCTTCCCTCGATTCGGCGGTCATTACGATGACGGCCAGCGAAGCAGAAGGACGAGCGGTCGTTTACCTGGCGGATGGAATCACGGAAGAAGCCAGGGCGGAAGATAACGATCTGAATCGCCAAGAGGAAGAAATTACCGAGTACGTCGAACGCAGTTTCGCCGGCACAATCGAAAGTGGTGTCCCCAAACGGCATCTGCTGATCAAAGCCGACGGCAAGGTTCCTTATGGTGAAGTCGAGCGAGTCGCCCTTGCCGCGACCCGAAGTGGTGTGGTCGATTCGGTCGAACGTCTCTACTTGGGGGTACAGGAAAAACAGTGA
- a CDS encoding MotA/TolQ/ExbB proton channel family protein, protein MDITGLTQIFATSMYGALALIALWGMYCVATIWARVAQKRFRNEDQQDAFLDAVEEPLERGDFKEASEICESDPRALPQLAYLAIENREIGYSQVKQLIVERFQRDVLADLDHRISWVNTVIKGAPMVGLLGTVTGMMGAFAKLAAAEKVDAGAMASDISLALITTALGLVIAIPLTFCLNSINIRIRKMEDLVAVGLTRFMGSLREAIATEAMHDLEEIQPVSSSK, encoded by the coding sequence ATGGACATTACTGGACTTACCCAAATCTTTGCGACGTCGATGTACGGCGCTCTGGCCCTAATTGCTTTGTGGGGCATGTACTGCGTTGCAACGATTTGGGCCCGCGTCGCCCAGAAACGATTCCGCAACGAAGACCAGCAAGACGCGTTTCTAGATGCGGTCGAAGAACCACTCGAACGGGGCGACTTCAAGGAAGCAAGCGAGATCTGCGAATCGGATCCGCGTGCCTTGCCCCAGCTTGCGTACCTTGCGATCGAGAACCGCGAGATCGGCTACTCGCAGGTAAAACAACTCATCGTCGAGCGTTTTCAGCGTGACGTATTGGCAGACCTCGACCACCGTATCAGCTGGGTCAACACGGTGATCAAGGGAGCCCCGATGGTCGGTCTGCTCGGTACCGTGACCGGTATGATGGGGGCCTTTGCCAAGCTGGCCGCCGCTGAGAAGGTCGATGCCGGCGCCATGGCCAGCGATATCAGCTTGGCCCTGATCACCACGGCTTTGGGACTGGTCATTGCGATTCCGCTGACCTTCTGTTTGAACAGCATCAATATCCGTATTCGCAAGATGGAAGATTTAGTCGCTGTCGGACTGACACGCTTCATGGGCAGCCTGCGAGAAGCAATCGCGACTGAAGCGATGCACGATCTGGAAGAGATTCAACCGGTAAGTTCCTCGAAGTAA
- a CDS encoding prenyltransferase/squalene oxidase repeat-containing protein has product MSQRTKPTRSVFVCCFVALGLGVGAVQPVYALTPESPEVQKVVKAANAYLAASGTHNRIGGKSVIALALMKSGTPKDHPKITEAINACKKFAENVPEFKHDVVYDAGLALIFLCELDPDAYNREIQNLVTFFLKAQRPHGGFGYSERPSGDNSMTQYAALGLWLAHENRFEVPLENIAGLTNFIMSVQDPSGGFGYQGNISPRGKPRVQQSEIRPSLTTAGLCTLYVSADALDLSNRRRQAAEDLPTEFIEVTQDPRRASARKAQGLVDKDALRSVKQLGDQWMDKNAKVEGTRWPFYFLYALERFKAFQELDQGRPDPNPKWYAAGYDYIKKKQGNDGSVEANDEGKPVGTAFAVLFLVRGTQETIKKTVKTFDNGLLAGGRGLPDDLAEAELRDGKVINVKEVPETDRFLELLKSDDGSLDELVDSDATFDMNLTGSEREIALQAVRGKLRRGSYAARHMAIRAIRDTKDFDSVPYLIFALSDPDPRIVVEARDTLRFISRKIDGFQMPSNPTPPERELAVKKWKEWFRSLRPDARFVD; this is encoded by the coding sequence ATGTCCCAGCGAACGAAACCAACGCGGTCGGTATTCGTGTGCTGCTTCGTAGCTTTAGGGCTCGGTGTGGGTGCGGTTCAGCCTGTTTATGCGCTGACACCGGAATCGCCAGAGGTCCAAAAGGTGGTGAAGGCAGCCAATGCGTACCTTGCTGCTTCGGGCACTCACAATCGCATTGGCGGAAAGTCTGTCATCGCCCTGGCCCTCATGAAGTCAGGCACGCCAAAAGATCATCCCAAGATCACCGAAGCGATTAACGCGTGTAAGAAGTTTGCCGAGAACGTACCGGAGTTCAAGCACGACGTAGTCTACGATGCCGGTCTGGCACTGATCTTCCTCTGTGAACTGGATCCGGATGCCTACAACCGCGAGATCCAGAATCTTGTTACGTTCTTCCTCAAAGCCCAACGTCCTCATGGTGGATTTGGATATTCGGAGCGACCGTCCGGCGATAACTCCATGACCCAGTACGCGGCGCTTGGCTTGTGGCTGGCCCACGAGAATCGCTTTGAAGTGCCGCTGGAAAACATCGCCGGCCTGACCAACTTCATCATGTCGGTGCAGGATCCTTCCGGTGGTTTTGGTTACCAGGGGAATATCTCGCCACGAGGAAAGCCCCGCGTGCAACAGAGTGAGATACGTCCGAGTTTGACGACGGCCGGGCTTTGTACCTTATACGTTTCTGCCGACGCGCTCGATTTGAGTAATCGTCGAAGACAAGCAGCGGAAGACCTGCCGACGGAGTTTATCGAAGTCACGCAAGACCCACGCCGTGCGTCGGCGAGGAAAGCCCAAGGGCTGGTTGATAAAGACGCGTTACGGTCGGTTAAACAACTTGGCGATCAATGGATGGACAAGAACGCCAAGGTCGAGGGGACGCGTTGGCCCTTCTACTTCCTTTACGCCTTGGAAAGATTCAAAGCCTTTCAGGAATTGGACCAGGGACGCCCCGATCCCAACCCCAAATGGTACGCCGCCGGATACGACTACATTAAGAAGAAGCAGGGCAACGATGGCAGTGTCGAAGCCAACGATGAAGGAAAGCCGGTTGGTACCGCGTTCGCCGTTTTGTTCCTCGTGCGGGGAACGCAGGAAACAATTAAGAAGACCGTCAAGACATTCGACAATGGGTTGTTGGCCGGCGGACGTGGACTGCCGGACGATTTGGCTGAGGCCGAACTTCGAGACGGCAAGGTTATTAACGTGAAGGAAGTTCCCGAAACGGATCGGTTTCTCGAACTTCTCAAGTCCGACGATGGCTCACTGGATGAGCTGGTCGATTCGGACGCCACTTTCGATATGAACTTAACAGGTTCGGAACGCGAAATCGCGCTGCAAGCCGTTCGGGGAAAGCTTCGCCGTGGTAGTTACGCGGCGCGCCACATGGCTATTCGCGCGATTCGCGATACCAAGGATTTTGACAGTGTGCCGTATCTGATCTTCGCCCTGTCCGACCCCGATCCTCGCATCGTCGTCGAGGCCCGCGATACGTTGCGATTCATCAGTCGTAAAATCGATGGCTTCCAGATGCCCTCCAATCCAACCCCACCCGAGCGAGAATTGGCCGTCAAGAAATGGAAAGAGTGGTTTCGCTCGCTCCGCCCTGATGCCCGGTTTGTGGATTAA
- a CDS encoding HU family DNA-binding protein, which yields MAKKAAAATVKKPLTKTQLLTNIAESTGIAKKDVSAVMDALSSEIGKALGRSGAGAIAIPGIVKIEKKKVPARPAKKGVPNPFKPGELMDVPAKPASTKVKVRPLKNLKEMV from the coding sequence ATGGCAAAGAAAGCTGCAGCTGCAACCGTCAAGAAACCCCTCACCAAGACCCAACTGCTGACCAACATCGCAGAATCGACGGGCATTGCGAAGAAGGACGTCAGTGCGGTCATGGACGCGCTGTCCTCGGAAATCGGCAAGGCCCTGGGTCGTAGCGGCGCTGGTGCGATCGCCATTCCAGGCATCGTTAAGATCGAAAAGAAGAAGGTCCCGGCTCGTCCCGCCAAGAAGGGCGTGCCAAATCCTTTCAAGCCAGGTGAGCTGATGGACGTTCCGGCCAAGCCGGCCTCGACCAAGGTCAAGGTTCGTCCTCTCAAGAACCTCAAGGAAATGGTCTAA
- a CDS encoding outer membrane protein assembly factor BamB family protein, translating into MIRNSISLLPGGASRSRVFFRCTAIALLIAGCLIPCVAIAQDEQSDLESSFFLPIPREARLRLDRIEEASNDERWTDAAQDLIALLAGENAEDFLVPLDDGKETTSDSVKSTTLQLVQKLPPSVLEAYQLLVGTEPEALLQEALAENDQRKLSEVARRFLFTNAGEKAAIILARKSMDARQWEGALLDLRRLDYKPQQSRKYQDETDLMRAICLVEVGQDSEAKTIIARLKDDKALERLLPSMKIVGSTPPEKILAQLAQAETNNEHPPYAWKMFQGSETRTAPSRGSEPLQEVQWNARMAQSRQQQDDIRGSMQRFQDNRIPVFPAIHPVIVSNQVIFRTPAGLLATDIKSGKVLWKFPWDNLDLDLSEQESDLMSNIFPALGREFERAIWADARSGHLSSDGKRLYYVHDDRPPGDDLGSLLASGGLRSTGGLFSGQENHLYCFDIAREGAILWQLGGASSDEDQAKNQLSEARFLGPPLPIGKDLFVMAGIIDEIRLLCIDAETGRINWSQQLARQTSASPTELLESYLQSATPSHKGGILVCPTNSGSIVAVDLSNQALLWGFQYKEPDRNRPGRRISSRDQGGDFMALADRWNDGTPLLHQGKVLVTPTDSDFLYCLDLLTGEKLWERPRRDNVALASVEGDLALVIGKSSVTGVNIENGEPAWKPESRELPEQSLPSGYGFRLNGKYYLPTTKNEIIPIHLADGKLDTPIDAVGELGNLVCYKDYVISVSPEFVTAYKQIDALRREVTARLAKDANDAEALRMLGKLQKHDGDLAGALASLQRSMDIESSEETRTQLVATGLAALGQDFSKFRDVVEEMERLADSLEEKMALARLTARGLHAEGKHDEALQRYFAFLDLSDEYLSSQVVPSEMLIHDFDPDVEVSADRWARGKISQLHDAMTADEREQADKAVQERLDMILAAENTDSKELARFVNRFPRFPAAQQARVELATILLDKGLILQGESVLRSLMTEDVPAEQMGPLVFQLATGLKKSGLANESAQWFKEISSNYSNVAVDGKRTGRQVAALEQWDPVAAAIVREKSIWPYTEATAEIEQRPSQGFSRVDYPIRLKEANEVAPTDYSLLLDSDANLVIVRDSFGSPIVRIPFTTQSGRKLYQPQIGALHAQQFGHLLMLSLGSELQAFNMMPNLPSEDSSRLIWSTDLQNGVAGSNRRTREFDVYTKKSNPFAEMERTARDVTTHKPIGQFSGNHELICYQIGSRIICRDPISGGIYWERDGAELGCELVVTGKHVVAIPEDEDHERGELGTTVNAMVLSADNGELLDTVELPSSDRIWTVRDGVVVAWHTKEMDQAPSLSGYDAVTGERLWTHDYEATSVTKGVLISRKPWLATLDKFGQLQIINIPDGNVVHQKTLPRDGEAIQLKVVESDDQFLLAVYRDINPRPHFRSIPYDNSETLLRGEIYAINFETGEMAWESPALVHDNYLLEDFQSSGLPVVALVARLHRPDARTPQMNSALEVLLLDKRDGRVLFRQEFSELSVTFSLSGDPSDKTIQLQLAALEVKLKFDPDHPPVPAPPAATEIDFSYPPSSAKAAP; encoded by the coding sequence ATGATTCGGAACTCAATTTCTCTCCTCCCTGGTGGTGCAAGCCGCTCCCGAGTCTTCTTTCGTTGCACAGCAATCGCCCTCTTGATCGCTGGCTGCCTGATTCCCTGTGTCGCGATCGCTCAAGATGAACAGTCCGACCTGGAATCGTCGTTCTTCCTGCCCATTCCACGCGAAGCAAGACTACGCCTCGATCGCATCGAAGAGGCCTCCAACGACGAACGTTGGACCGATGCCGCTCAAGACCTGATTGCACTACTGGCCGGAGAGAACGCAGAGGACTTCCTCGTTCCACTTGATGATGGCAAAGAGACCACCTCCGACAGCGTGAAGTCGACCACGCTGCAACTCGTTCAAAAACTTCCACCGAGCGTTTTGGAAGCGTATCAATTGCTGGTCGGTACCGAACCAGAAGCACTGCTTCAGGAAGCCCTGGCCGAGAACGACCAGCGGAAACTGTCGGAAGTTGCTCGGCGATTTCTGTTTACCAACGCCGGCGAGAAGGCCGCCATCATCCTGGCCCGCAAATCGATGGATGCGCGCCAATGGGAAGGGGCACTCCTGGACTTGCGGCGACTCGACTACAAACCGCAGCAGTCTCGCAAATACCAGGACGAAACTGACCTGATGCGTGCGATCTGCCTGGTGGAAGTCGGCCAGGATTCCGAAGCCAAGACAATCATTGCCCGGCTGAAGGACGACAAGGCCCTCGAGCGTTTGCTTCCCAGCATGAAAATTGTCGGCAGCACTCCGCCGGAAAAGATCCTCGCCCAGCTTGCCCAAGCCGAGACGAACAACGAGCACCCACCCTACGCCTGGAAGATGTTCCAGGGGTCGGAGACTCGCACGGCTCCCTCGCGCGGTAGTGAACCGCTGCAGGAGGTACAGTGGAATGCTCGCATGGCTCAAAGTCGCCAACAGCAAGATGACATTCGCGGATCGATGCAGCGATTCCAAGATAATCGCATCCCCGTGTTTCCCGCGATTCATCCCGTGATCGTCTCGAACCAGGTGATCTTCCGAACGCCGGCCGGTTTGCTGGCGACCGACATCAAGAGCGGCAAAGTCTTATGGAAGTTTCCGTGGGATAACCTCGATCTCGATTTGTCGGAACAAGAATCCGATCTGATGAGCAATATCTTCCCAGCACTGGGGCGAGAATTTGAACGAGCCATTTGGGCAGATGCACGCTCGGGTCATTTGTCCTCCGATGGAAAACGCTTGTACTACGTCCACGACGATCGACCGCCAGGCGACGACCTGGGGTCCCTCTTGGCCAGTGGTGGCCTGCGTAGCACTGGTGGGCTTTTCTCCGGACAGGAGAATCACCTTTATTGCTTCGATATCGCTCGCGAAGGTGCCATCCTCTGGCAGTTAGGGGGCGCGTCGTCCGACGAAGATCAAGCGAAGAACCAGCTTTCCGAGGCCCGTTTCCTGGGTCCGCCACTGCCAATCGGCAAAGACCTGTTCGTAATGGCGGGTATCATTGACGAGATTCGCCTGCTTTGTATCGATGCCGAAACCGGCCGCATCAATTGGTCGCAGCAACTGGCCCGCCAAACAAGTGCCAGCCCAACCGAGTTACTCGAGTCGTACCTTCAATCCGCCACCCCTTCGCACAAAGGGGGCATCCTGGTTTGTCCGACCAATTCCGGCTCGATCGTCGCGGTCGACCTTTCCAACCAGGCACTGCTCTGGGGGTTTCAGTACAAAGAGCCTGACCGCAACCGCCCTGGCCGACGCATTTCCAGCCGCGATCAAGGAGGGGACTTCATGGCCCTGGCCGATCGTTGGAACGATGGCACACCGCTACTGCATCAGGGAAAAGTTCTCGTCACTCCGACCGATTCCGATTTCCTCTACTGCCTCGATCTTCTGACTGGCGAAAAGCTATGGGAACGACCCCGCCGCGATAACGTCGCGCTGGCGAGTGTCGAAGGAGATCTGGCCCTCGTCATCGGCAAGTCTTCCGTGACAGGCGTGAATATCGAAAACGGCGAGCCTGCCTGGAAACCGGAATCCAGGGAACTTCCCGAACAGTCACTACCTAGCGGCTATGGTTTCCGCCTGAACGGTAAGTACTATCTGCCGACGACCAAGAACGAGATCATCCCGATTCATCTGGCCGACGGCAAACTCGATACTCCGATTGATGCCGTCGGCGAACTGGGCAACCTGGTCTGCTACAAAGATTACGTCATCTCGGTCAGCCCGGAATTCGTGACCGCGTACAAGCAAATCGATGCCCTTCGCCGTGAGGTCACTGCTCGTCTTGCGAAAGATGCCAACGATGCCGAAGCGCTTCGCATGCTTGGCAAATTGCAGAAACACGACGGGGACCTGGCCGGAGCACTTGCCTCGCTGCAGCGTTCGATGGATATCGAATCCAGCGAGGAAACGCGGACGCAACTGGTAGCCACAGGCCTCGCCGCACTGGGACAAGACTTCTCCAAGTTCCGCGATGTTGTCGAGGAGATGGAGCGTTTGGCCGACTCACTCGAAGAGAAGATGGCCTTGGCACGTCTGACCGCCAGGGGACTGCATGCCGAAGGTAAACACGACGAGGCGCTACAGCGTTACTTCGCCTTCCTCGATCTATCCGACGAATACCTGTCGTCGCAGGTCGTTCCCAGTGAAATGTTGATTCACGACTTCGATCCCGATGTCGAGGTCAGTGCCGACCGCTGGGCGCGTGGCAAGATCAGCCAATTGCATGATGCGATGACGGCTGACGAACGAGAACAAGCCGACAAGGCCGTTCAGGAACGACTCGACATGATCCTTGCTGCCGAGAATACGGACAGCAAGGAGCTCGCTCGCTTCGTGAACCGTTTCCCACGCTTTCCGGCCGCTCAGCAGGCACGCGTCGAACTTGCCACCATCCTGCTGGACAAAGGACTCATCCTGCAGGGCGAGAGCGTCCTCCGCAGTTTGATGACCGAAGACGTCCCGGCCGAGCAAATGGGACCGCTGGTCTTTCAACTCGCCACAGGGCTGAAGAAGTCAGGCTTGGCCAATGAATCCGCCCAGTGGTTCAAGGAAATTTCGAGCAACTACAGCAACGTGGCCGTCGACGGAAAACGAACCGGTCGTCAGGTAGCGGCTCTTGAGCAATGGGATCCCGTTGCGGCAGCGATCGTGCGTGAGAAAAGCATCTGGCCCTACACCGAGGCAACCGCTGAGATCGAGCAGCGTCCCAGCCAAGGCTTCAGTCGTGTCGACTATCCGATCCGCCTGAAAGAGGCCAACGAGGTCGCTCCGACCGACTATTCACTGCTTTTGGATAGCGACGCCAACCTGGTCATCGTCCGCGATTCGTTCGGCAGCCCGATCGTGCGGATTCCGTTTACCACGCAAAGTGGCCGAAAACTGTACCAACCTCAAATCGGTGCTCTGCACGCACAACAGTTCGGTCACCTGCTGATGCTCTCGCTCGGCAGCGAACTTCAAGCATTCAACATGATGCCCAATCTGCCGAGCGAAGATTCATCGCGGCTGATCTGGAGTACCGATTTGCAAAACGGCGTGGCCGGCTCGAACCGCCGGACACGTGAGTTCGACGTGTACACGAAGAAGTCGAATCCCTTCGCCGAAATGGAGCGTACGGCACGCGATGTCACCACGCACAAACCAATCGGCCAGTTCTCTGGAAATCACGAACTTATCTGCTACCAGATTGGCTCGCGAATCATTTGCCGCGATCCGATTTCCGGTGGCATCTACTGGGAGCGAGACGGCGCCGAGCTGGGCTGCGAATTGGTTGTGACCGGCAAGCACGTCGTCGCCATTCCAGAAGACGAAGACCATGAACGGGGCGAGCTCGGTACGACGGTCAACGCCATGGTTTTATCCGCCGATAATGGCGAACTGCTCGATACGGTCGAGCTTCCCAGTTCCGATCGAATCTGGACCGTCCGCGATGGGGTGGTCGTTGCCTGGCATACCAAGGAGATGGATCAAGCACCTAGCCTCTCGGGTTACGATGCGGTCACCGGAGAACGACTCTGGACGCATGACTATGAAGCCACGAGTGTTACCAAGGGTGTGTTGATCAGCCGCAAGCCATGGCTGGCAACCCTCGACAAGTTCGGCCAACTACAGATCATTAACATCCCCGATGGCAATGTGGTTCATCAGAAGACGCTTCCTCGCGATGGAGAAGCGATTCAGTTGAAAGTCGTTGAGTCCGATGACCAGTTCCTGTTGGCTGTCTACCGTGACATCAACCCACGCCCACACTTCCGGAGTATTCCGTACGACAACAGCGAAACGCTTCTTCGCGGGGAAATCTATGCGATCAACTTCGAAACGGGCGAAATGGCTTGGGAAAGTCCAGCCCTGGTGCACGATAACTACCTTCTAGAAGACTTCCAATCGAGTGGGCTACCCGTGGTTGCCTTGGTGGCCCGACTGCATCGTCCGGATGCCCGTACGCCACAAATGAACTCGGCCTTGGAAGTCTTGCTGCTGGATAAGCGAGACGGACGTGTCCTCTTCCGCCAAGAATTCAGTGAATTGAGTGTGACTTTTTCCTTGTCAGGCGATCCGAGCGACAAGACCATTCAGCTTCAACTGGCCGCCTTAGAAGTAAAACTGAAGTTTGATCCCGACCACCCCCCAGTTCCGGCCCCACCGGCAGCGACAGAAATCGACTTTTCTTACCCCCCATCGTCAGCAAAGGCAGCTCCCTAA
- a CDS encoding AAA family ATPase produces MSESEFAESAIEKISVARARILDQLGQVIVGQSDVIEELLICLMSRGHCLLEGAPGLAKTLMISTLSKVLELSFSRIQFTPDLMPADITGTEIIEENKSTGAREFRFLQGPLFSHVILADEINRTPPKTQAALLEAMQERTVTVGRVRHELADPFFVLATQNPIEQEGTYPLPEAQQDRFMFKVFVKYPSFDDEFEIARRTTAKQSVKLEPVLTAEELIELQSLVRDVPASDHVIRYAITLVRQTRVGEPGIPEFVSEMLSWGAGPRSVQFLILGGKARALLHGRTHVTTEDIQALAKPVLRHRIVLNYGAESEGVSADDVIDRILQETPAKEDQLTSDARFQKIFAS; encoded by the coding sequence ATGTCTGAATCAGAGTTCGCCGAATCGGCGATCGAGAAAATATCTGTCGCGCGAGCGCGAATCCTTGATCAATTAGGCCAAGTCATCGTCGGGCAATCCGACGTTATCGAAGAGCTTCTCATCTGTCTGATGAGTCGAGGCCACTGTCTCCTCGAAGGGGCGCCGGGTCTGGCCAAAACCCTCATGATCAGCACGCTGTCGAAAGTGCTGGAACTGAGCTTTAGCCGCATCCAGTTCACGCCTGACCTCATGCCGGCGGATATCACCGGTACGGAAATCATCGAAGAGAACAAGTCGACCGGTGCTCGCGAATTCCGCTTCTTGCAAGGCCCGCTCTTTTCGCACGTGATTCTGGCGGACGAAATCAACCGAACCCCGCCCAAAACCCAAGCCGCACTGCTGGAAGCGATGCAGGAACGCACCGTGACCGTCGGCCGCGTGCGTCACGAACTTGCCGATCCATTCTTTGTGCTGGCCACGCAAAACCCGATTGAACAGGAAGGTACTTACCCGCTGCCGGAAGCGCAGCAGGACCGCTTCATGTTCAAGGTGTTTGTGAAGTACCCCAGCTTCGACGACGAATTTGAAATTGCTCGCCGCACCACGGCTAAGCAGTCCGTCAAGCTTGAGCCAGTGCTCACCGCGGAGGAACTGATCGAACTGCAAAGTCTGGTTCGCGACGTTCCCGCTTCCGATCATGTCATTCGCTATGCGATCACGTTGGTTCGCCAGACTCGCGTCGGTGAGCCGGGCATTCCCGAATTTGTGAGCGAGATGCTCTCTTGGGGTGCTGGCCCGCGTAGTGTTCAGTTTCTTATTCTCGGCGGTAAGGCTCGGGCTCTGCTGCATGGCCGCACGCACGTCACGACCGAGGACATCCAAGCTTTGGCCAAACCTGTTTTGCGGCACCGCATTGTGCTGAATTACGGTGCGGAAAGCGAAGGAGTATCGGCCGACGACGTGATCGATCGGATTCTGCAGGAAACGCCCGCCAAAGAGGATCAGCTGACCAGCGATGCCCGATTCCAAAAAATATTTGCATCCTGA
- a CDS encoding DUF58 domain-containing protein, whose product MPDSKKYLHPETLGRISKLELRARHVVEGFLSGTHRSPYFGQSIEFLQHREYATGDDLRHIDWKVLGKHDKYFIKQYEEYTNLRCMLMVDASASMSYGDGPMTKYDYACTIAASLAYLILKQQDAVGCAVYDDAIRYRVPVLSKRTHLNTVVEALANQSPRDKTDMQTICKQFAEGYTSRGLVIVISDLFGDVAATAKGLRILRQRGHDVMVFHVMDDDELDFPFSGSTRFEGLELPEHLTCNPRALREGYLEAVNEFTASMRRECTKNTIDYALVRTRDSLATVLTTYLSNRLGMHHRN is encoded by the coding sequence ATGCCCGATTCCAAAAAATATTTGCATCCTGAGACGCTCGGGCGGATTTCCAAACTGGAACTCAGAGCCCGGCACGTCGTGGAAGGATTTCTCTCCGGTACTCATCGCAGCCCCTATTTCGGGCAGTCGATCGAGTTTCTCCAGCATCGCGAGTATGCGACCGGGGACGATCTGCGCCATATCGACTGGAAAGTTCTCGGCAAGCACGACAAGTACTTCATCAAGCAGTACGAAGAATACACCAATCTTCGCTGCATGCTGATGGTCGACGCCTCGGCGAGCATGAGCTACGGCGATGGCCCGATGACCAAGTACGACTATGCCTGCACGATTGCCGCGTCGCTGGCGTACTTGATTCTGAAACAGCAAGATGCCGTTGGCTGTGCCGTATATGACGATGCCATTCGGTATCGCGTGCCGGTGCTCAGCAAAAGGACGCATCTCAATACGGTTGTCGAGGCACTGGCCAACCAATCGCCGCGCGACAAAACCGACATGCAGACCATCTGCAAACAGTTTGCCGAAGGGTACACCAGCCGCGGTCTGGTGATCGTCATTTCCGACTTGTTCGGCGATGTCGCCGCCACGGCCAAGGGGCTCCGCATCTTGCGTCAACGTGGCCATGACGTGATGGTCTTCCACGTGATGGATGACGACGAGCTAGACTTCCCCTTTAGTGGCTCAACCCGTTTCGAGGGTCTGGAGCTACCCGAACATTTGACCTGTAACCCGCGAGCACTTCGCGAAGGGTACCTGGAAGCGGTCAACGAGTTCACTGCTTCCATGCGTCGAGAATGCACCAAGAACACCATCGACTATGCACTGGTTCGTACGCGGGATTCCCTGGCGACTGTCCTGACCACGTACCTTTCCAATCGACTGGGAATGCACCACCGCAATTAA